TTGGGAGGCGTCCGGACGCGTATCATAGATTGTGAGCTGTGATGAGCTGGCAAGGTGGGCAAGATGGAAGGCAGCAAAGGAGAGTCCAATAGTTCCAGTGCCTATCAAGGTGATCTTGAGTTCTGACATGGTAAGTGTAGCGCGTGAGATGGATGTTGGTGGACAGTGTGTCCCAAAGAGGGTAGCTCTCGGGAGCAGCTTCCCCAACCCCGCATGTCCGGCTTGCAAGCTCCCACCGTCCCCGCACGACACGACAATCGACTCGAACATCGCGAACCGACGCGCTGGTGGCGCTGAGGAAGCATCATGAAGACTTCTATCATGGGAATGCGAATTTGCACGCTCACCACACACAAGCTGAACACACCTAGGGTCGATACGACAGCGTCATTGACCTGAAGCACAATCGCTCTGCATCGTCTCTAAGATGGTTATCTTCAAGTCGCGACAGCCCCCAATCGACCGTGAGCTTTCATAAATGAACTGAAGCTGTGGTATCTCTGCTGACTAAGTGTAGTACCTGCGCACCTGACAGATTGGGACTGGTTGTTCGACTCTTCCTACTCCCCTTTGAGTAAGTTCCCACCAAATGAGCTTGCTGGTTTCCAGAATGCAATTACGAAAGAGCGCGTGAACTGGGCAGATGTCAAGAAGTATTCCACCTTCATCTCCACGGCTCTTGTCAAGAAATATGGCCTCAAGACCGGCGAGACAGTGTCCCTTTTTGGCCAAAACACTGTCTGGTACCCAGTTGCTATGTTCGCAGGCTTGCGTGTTGGAGCGAAAATCAGTGGTGCAAGTCCGGCATACAATGTTGAAGAAATGACCTTTGCGCTCAAGACTGCGGATTCAAAGTTTCTCCTGACGACACCGGGCAGTATGGAAGTCGCATCCGCAAGTGCGAAGGCTGCTGGATTGCCACAATCGAACATATTCCTGTTGGAAGGCGAGCTCCCCGGCTACACCACCGTTCAAGAGCTTATTCGTATTGGACAGTCGTACGGGGAGGACGGCCAGAGCCCTACATTCAAGATCCCACCAGGCAAAAAGAACAAGGATGTCTGCGGTTTCCTCTCGTTCTCAAGTGGCACGACCGGCCTTCCCAAAGCTGTGATGATCTCACATCAGAATGTAATCGCGCAGTGTCTCCAGATCCAGCAAATTACCCCGGAAACCCAGAAAAAGATCATGGCAGTACTCCCACTGTTCCACATCACTGGTCTTGTCCATCAAATGCACCTACCCATACTTCTCAACGCCGAAGTGATCATGCTCCCTCAGTTCACCATGGAAGGAATGCTCAACACAATCGTCGAATACAAACTCGGTGAACTGCTGCTGGTGCCTCCGATTCTCATCCGCCTCGTCCGCGATCCAATTGTCGACAAGTACGATCTCTCCCATATCACACGCTTCTCATCCGGTGCCGCGCCCTTATCTGAGGAGGTCATTCAGCTCCTGCGGAAGAAGTTCCCTAGCACAGGCTTCAAGCAAGGCTACGGCATGACAGAATCATGCTCATGCATCACTGCACACCCGCCGGAGAAGTTCGACTACAAGTATGCGCACAGCGGCGGTGCCATCGTCGCGTCGACGGAAGTGAAGATCATCAAGCCGGATGGCACAGAAGCCGGGTTCAACGAAGACGGAGAAGTGCTCGCCCGCGGTCCGCAGATTGTTATGGGATATCTTAACAACGCCAAAGCCACAGCAGAGACGTTTGACGCTGATGGGTTTCTGCACACCGGTGACCAGGGCAGCATCGACGAGGAGAACATGATTCACATCAGCGACCGCATCAAGGAGCTCATCAAGGTCAAGGGCATTGGCGTTGCGCCTGCGGAGCTTGAGGATCTGCTGCTGGGCCATGCCAAGGTGGAGGATGTGGCAGTGATGAGTGTGCCAGATGAGTACAGCGGCGAGCTGCCGAAGGCGTATATCTCTCTCAAGCCGGGCATTGAAGAGAGCGCGGCGGTGGGGAAGGAGATCATCGCGTACgtcaaggagaagaaggtcCGGTACAAATGGTTGAACCAGGTCGAATTCGTAAGTCTGGCAGTCCGTGTAGAGACTTTGATACAACCGCTGAGCCAGTCCGACCAGATCAAGGAGATCCCCAAGTCGCCGTCCGGCAAGATCTTGAGGCGCGTATTGAGAGACAAAGAGAAGGCCAGCACGTTCGGCCTGGTGATCAAGGATGAAGCGAGACCGAAGCTATAAATTCAGGTGGTTGACTTCGCGCTGGCGGCCGCAAGACCTTCCGTTTGCGTCTTCGCATTGCACTCTGTTTAGCGGTCCAGCGAGGTGGGGGGGCAAAACCCAAACCCTTCAACCCCACATCGTCACCTCACCATCACCACATCATCACCACACCACACGAAAACGAAAACTGCGTCCCCTACGTACCTCGCCACAGCAGTCCCTGATCCCTCAATTGCAGAAATTTCGACTCGCTATATAATACCACCTTGCAAGTTCAGCTTCCATCAAATAAACCAATCTTGGTTTTGTAGTGTACGTTCATTCTTCCCTGATCAATTCAATCCCGGAGCAAGCCGCTAATTCCTCACTAGGTAGCGGTTATCACTCCGGATTCTGATCACCTCAGTATCTTCCGGCAACCCCGGTTCGATTCCGGGCAAGACCTCATTTTTTTTTGTGGTTCCAATGCATGTGTGTAAGCTGCATGTCAGTGATACTCTTACCTGCCCTTTGCACCTGTGATCTGACATGAGGGGTGCTTTTCTTTTTTTGTATTTCATGGAGTTGCGTGAAGGGTCACGAAATCGGTGGGTTGGGAGAGGTTGTGTAAGCGTGTTACGCATTCAGTGGTATACATATCAGGGACACGAGCCGTGTCAGGCTGGCGTCCTGCTTTTCTTTGCAAATGCCAAACATGCCCAGGGGAGATCCTTTCCCATTCGCCAAACGCCTCGCAATATGATCCTCTGCTCTTCCTCGCGCCTGTCTGAACACGCGGGGGTGTGTGCTGGGAGTCGCGTGAGACGCGCTGCTCTTCCTCCTTCTCCCTTTTCCTCTTCCAGCTCCCTAGTAACTGCGGCTGTGCTGCTCGCTGTGGCTGACTGCCCTCAAGCCTCCAAAAGCGAGCTCAGATGACCCATCGGTAACTGGCGTAGCGACCAGCGGTCTCGGACTTTCTTATGATCTTGACGACGGAGCCGCGCTTCAGCCCTAGAAACTTTGCGACAGGGTCTGTCGACTGGATCCTGGGGAGCTGTGTCGCCTTGAGGCGGTATCGCTTGAGCAGCTGCTGCTTCTCCTCCTCGCTGAGCAGGACGTGCTTAGGGACCAACTCGTGCTTGGTGATGTTGACCAGCAGATCTTGCTCAACAAAGACCTCGACGCCACCCTTGGGACCCTCGCTCAGGCTGGCGGAGCCGCGCAGCAGACGGATGGCCATGCCGGTCATGGGCTTGACGGTGACCATGATGCCCGAGTAGAAGGCGCCGTTGACCAGATGCTGCATGTAGTCGCGCAGCTGCTTCAGGCCGACGTTCTCGTCGCTGTTGAACTCGACCCAGATGGTGCCGATCTGGGGCCGCGGCTCGGGGTCCTTCTTGGTCGGGGGCATGGTGTACTTGAGCAGCATCTCCTCGCCGGGCTGGCAGGAGAAGTTGAGGCGCGAGCGGCTGCAGCAGCGTTAGCACGGGGGCGCTCTGGGCGTGGGGAGGGTGCGGCGAGGTCGCATACTCAGGCTCGCCGTCGGCGCGGCCGTATTTGCTGGCGAATTCGTCGAGCGGCATGTTCATGTCGTCCTCGAGCACCTGGTAGCCCTTTGTCTTGTCAGCGCCGTCGGTCGTAGCTGGTGCGGGCGCGGGCGCGTCCTACCCGGTCGTTCATCATCTCCTTGGTTGTGCGCCAGACCCTCCACATGCGGATCAGGTTCGCGCTCGGCTGCTTCTCGTCGGACATGGCGGCGGTGAGGGTGGCGGTGCGGGCGACGGTGCGGGCGGTGGtgcgggcggcggcggctcgCGCTGGCGGGTGAAGGATTCGGGAGTCGCGCGTCGACGTGGTTGCTCTGTGCAGCTGCGGCAGCTTGGAGGAAAATGTGCAGAGGCCGCCCGCGAGTCCGCCGTTGCTTGGCGTGCAGGGAGCGCCTAGCGCTTAGCTTCCGCGCTTGCCCCGCCAAATGCTCTCGGAGCTCTACCACAGGCGAACATGACATCTTCTAACCACATCCCCAACCTCCGAACGCTCCTCGGCCCCGGCCGCGGGGGAGGCCTCAGAGGCAGAGGGCGCGGCGGGGGCGGGCCCGGCAGCTCCAGCGACGAGGCCAGAGACAACGCCGTCAAGGGAACGGACCAGGATGCGGCGGGGAGCAGGCTGAGCTGTGTCGAGCTGGGCTACCTACACGACCCGTATGCGAGGCTCTTCGCCGTGCAGCCCTCGACAAGGCGGCTGCCGCTGCTGAACAGAGGTAGGCTACACGTCCTGTTACTCTGATTCACTCATCAACACACCCCAGGCTCTTATGTCCGCACCACCGCCATCGACATGCTCGTCGCCAAGTTCCTCCTCACCCATCCCTCCGCGCCAAAGCAGATTGTGTCCCTCGGCGCTGGCACCGACACACGCTTCTTTCGCCTCCTCGACGCCTACCCTGACAGCCGTCTCATATACCACGAGATCGATTTCCCGACCAACACACTGCCCAAGATTGCGTGCATACAGAGACAGCCAGTACTACACCGCAGGCTGCTTCAGATACCCAACACGTCGACATCCTACCACTCCGCAACCTACAACATACACGCGCTCGATCTGCGCTCCTTGGCCGCTCCCTCGGACGATGCGCCGCTACCGGATCTGCCCAACCTCGACCCCACCCTCCCCACCCTGATTCTCTCCGAGATGTGCCTCGTGTACCTCCAGCCTTCGACAGCACAAAGCATAATTTCGACCTTCACCACACACTATCTCCAGCCCACAACACCCGCAGCCCTTGTCCTGTACGAACCCATCTTACCGCAAGATGCCTTTGGCCGTACTATGATATCGAACCTGCAGACACGCAACATACACCTCCCCAATCTCACCTCATACCCAGAGCTTGGCGATCAGCGCGCACGATTGACCGGGTATGGCTTCAGAGAAGGCGCAAAGGCTGCGGATACCAACTTCATCTGGAAGCATTGGGTGAgtgaggaggagaaggaacGTGTCGCGAGCTTGGAAATGCTAGATGAGCTGGAGGAACTCGAGCTCCTGCTCAAGCACTACTGTTTCGCGTGGGGCTGGAGAGATGGACAGAGCGACGTATTCTCCAAAGCCTGGGCGGATATGCTGGAACAGACGTAAACTGGCAGTGTCGGAGACGCAGTGGATCGTTGTAGCGAATGATAAATATACCCGTGAGCAACATGACTTGAACGTTAGTGGAGGGTACATGTCAGGTCAAGTGTGACACGTGCACTCGCGATAGAGCAGGCCGAAGCTGGGGCGCGCTAAGGCTCCACTTGCCGTTCGCATCGTACCTGCCCTTCCACCATCAACAACCACCAACGTCACCACAAGCACCAGGCAACGGCCAAGTGCGTACCTCGCTCACAACCGCCCATCCTCGAGATATGTCGTAGCCTCACGCCCACCTTCATCCAACGACTTGCACGCCCTGGCCCCAGCATCTGCTTTGCGACAAGTCAACAAACAACAAAGACACCAATACAATGGCGTTCGGGAAGGCGAACCAGCCGAGCTTCAACCTCTTCACTGGGGTGGAAGAGTCGCCTCCTCCCGAACCGTTGCGCCAAACATTCCGCACAACAATGCGCGCCTCGACAATGACGAATGCGCCGCACACCGTCGTTCCCGACAACCCCGTCAACGAGGACCTACGCGCACAGCTGAACACACTGCGCTATGAGCTCGAGACCGCGAAACAGGAAAAGGCAATGCTCAAGCTCGAGCTCGACCAGGAGATTAGAGACGCGCAAAGCCGCGCCGAAGCAGACTTCCGCAAAGCACAACAGGCGGAAGCAACGAACAGTCAGACAGCCAAGAAGTACGAGGCGCTGTCCAAGGAACTATCCGAGGTCCAGACAAGAGCTGCGAACGAGCGGCAAGATCTGGAGAGGCGACTGAGGCAAAGCCAGGAGAAGGCGCAGTCGTTGCAGGAGGACTATGACGAGGTCAAAGACGACCTAGCGACATCACAGCGGCAAAACGAGCACAAATACAACAACCTACAGACCGAGCACCAGCGTTTGAAAGACAGCGTGGAAGATGTACAGACGGACTTGGTGTCCAAGGTCAACGCGCTGCAGGCggcgcagaagaagctcgGAGAACGAGAGGAGGAGGTCGGCCAGCTCGAGGCGGAGGTGCTGCGTCTGAAGGCTATTTCGGGAGATGCCGAGACATTAACCATAATCAAGAGAGAGTTGTCGGACCAGGTTGCGCACATCCAGAAGCTGGAGGCCTTGACAAGAGAGCAGAATGCTGAGCTCAGAAACTTCAGGAAGCAGCACAAAGCGATTGAGGTGgtcgaagaagagaagagatcGCTTCAAACCAAGCTCCGCATGATGGACGATCTGCAACGACAACTAGGAGAGGCTGAGATGAGAAGGCAGGTGCTTGAGGAGGAGCGGGACTCGTGGACTTCATACCTTGAGTCTGAAGGCAACGAAGATAGCGAGCTCCAGTTCGAGACGCCTGAGGATCTTGCGCGAGCCTTCATCCAGGAGCGGATAGATAAGACGGACCTTTTGAACAAGCTAGGCGAGATCAAGCCTGAGCTCACCGTAAAGGAAGCCAACGTACAAGCACTGGAAGATGAGAAAGCCAAGCTGCAGGCCGAGATCCAGCAACTCAAAAGCTCTGCGACGACGAACATTGCGCCCAACGCAAAGGAAGCACAGGCCCGCGCCAGGCTGGAACGACAAAAGGCACTGGCGACCAAGGAGGTCGAGTTCCTGCGCGCCCAAGTCAAGGCGTTCGACGACGAAGCACGCGAGATGCAACCCGACTCCTACGACGCAGCGAAGTCACAACGGATAGCAGAACTCGAAGCCCTCGTGGATGAACATCGCAAAGAACTTGACACCCTTCAGAAAGAGTTCAACAGCATCGAGAAGCTGACCCCAACCCCGACGACAGGGCAAAAGCGTCCTCTCGATACGACCGATGATAACGACGAGCGTGTCGGCGAACTGCGCCGCAAGAACCGCCAATTGACCGACGATCTGAGCGCGCTGCAGAAGAGGATGAAGCTCATCGAAACAGAATACAAGGCGCAACACTCGCAGCTCAAAAAACTCAAAGAATCGTCCCGCACGCGCGTCCTCGAGCTGAAATCCAACCCCACAGCCGACGCCGAAGCGCTCAAGCTCTCGACGGTGCGCACCCTGCGCTCAGCCAACGCACAGCTCCTCGCGCAGCTCGAGCAAGCGCAGCCGCCGCCCAAAACCGTGCCCTTTGCCACGTTCGAAGCCGCCCACGACGAGATGGAGGAGCTGCGCCACGCGCTCGCCTCGTCGGAGAAGAAGCAAACACGCCTCAAGCAAATCTGGGCCGCCAAGTCCCTCGAGTTCCGCGAAGCCGTCGCCTCGATCCTCGGCTGGAAACTCGATTTCATGCCCAACGGCCGCGTCAAGGTCACGTCCATGTTCAAGCCGGCCGACGACGAGGGCGAGAACAGCATCGTGTTTGATGGCGAGAACGGCACCATGAAGGTTAGCGGCGGCGAGCAGAGCGTCTTTGCCGGCGAGATTCGCGATCAAATTGTCTACTGGGTCGAGGGCAGGAAGGAGATTCCGTGCTTTTTGGCGGCGCTGACTCTCGAGTTTTGGGAACGTGGGCCTGGCGCTGAGATGACGATGAAGCTGTAGTGGAAAGCAACAACCATGGCGTTTGAGGCTGCATTGGCGAATTGTACGTTCATCGCTCACGCTCCGTGAGCGTGAGGTTCGCATGTACACGATTATATCTACCATGTAAAATACCAGGGTATGACATGTCTCTCTGCCTCTCCATCTTCTTCCCCGCTCCTACACTCCTGTCTTGCGTATAACCACTGCGTCTCCACTACGCCAGCTAAATCATACCCAATCTCCTCATTTCGCTCTCCAACTCCGCCTCCCTCAAACTCCTCGCCCGCTCCCAGCTCCGGCTCCTCGCCCTCCCATACCTGCTGCGCCCAGACCCCACCCATTCCGAAGTCCTCTCATACCGCCCGTGCCTGTCCAGTGTGGGGGCCATCTCCATGCTCTCGGACACAGCGCCCCTCCTGACCCACCCACCCATTCGCGTCTCACGGCCTCGGCCAAACCACCACAGGTACCCAAACACCCACAGCCAGACGAAGAGACCCAGCGTGATGGCGTCGTAGAAGACGAGCGTGAACGTCGCGGCTGTAAACCAGTGTGGCCATGCTGAGAGGGGCTCCGGGGTTGAAGTGTCGAACGGCGTGGCGGCGTCATCTGAGTCGTTGTCGGTCAAGCTGTTTTCGTCGTTGGAAGAGGTATCTCTGTCGTCGCTGCGCTCAGAACCGGTGGTTGGGCGAGGTGTAGGGTTGGGGAGGGTGATGGTGATTACAGTGGTTGGGAGGCAGGTGGTGAGTGTCGTATTGCCAACGCCGGTAGTAGTTACAATAGCTGGCCGGACCGGCGCGTAGGCAAGCATGCTTACGATTGAGGTAGGAAAGGGTGATAGTGCGGTCGTGGGCGAGCCGAAAGCTTCCGTCGTCGTCAAGAGCAGCGGTGCAGATGGTGGTCCATCAATGGCGGCGCCGTCGATACTGTCCACGTCGAGGACGAAGCTGTAGGGTAGCGCACCAGCAACAGCCGTAAATGTCGGAAGAGAAGTGAGCGTGCGGATCAACATGGCGAATCGGGTTGTCAATCAAGTTGAGCGTGTGGAGCGTTACTTTGCATGAACGAATGTGGGAAGGCGCAAGATAAATACCTTTGTTGACAACTGGGTGGTGAATGCTGAAGCTCCGAGATGACAGGAGAAAACGGAGGGGTGGGAGTGCAGGCGATGGAATCCTTGTAGAAGCCGCTATTGTTGTGGACTTGGAAGTTGCGAGTTGGGAAGGAGCGAGGGTGACTGTGAGAAGTGTGTAGGTGAAAAAGGACATTAACGATGATGAGGCCCAGCAGATGCAGAATAGTATGAGATTTCGTATGTACAAACCAAGTGGTATCGCCAAACTCCAGAATCTGCTATGTGGAGTGCTGTTTTGATACAAAGCAGTGCAGCATTAGTCGTATCGCCGTACTCAATCATCATCTACGACTCTTTGTCCCAAGGCAGCGCAAAGGTCCCCACCCAGCCCTCAACTTCTTTCCTGAGCTCAAGGATGTCTGTGATGTCATCACCCTCGCCAACGTATTCCTTGAAAGCTGCGACGCTACCGGGGTTCTTGCGACCAGTCTCCTcggccttcttctttgcgTCCTTGTCGAGCTTCTGTGTAATGCCAACGGCACGGTGCACGACATCAGCGACACGCTTGAAGTCCTCAGGCTGAAAACCACGAGTGGTCATGGCGGGTGTGCCCATGCGCAGACCGCCAGGCTTGAGGGCAGACTTGTCGCCAGGAACGGTGTTCTTGTTCGAAGCAACGCCGACGAGCTCGAGGATGCGCTCAACTCGTGCACCATCAACACCGCGGTCTTTCAGGTCGATGAGTACAAGGTGGTTGTCGGTACCGCCACTAACGACGTTGTAACCGAGACCGCCGTTCTCCTTGGCATCACCCAGGCGCTTCGCGAAAGCCTGAGCGTTGTCGAGGACCTGCTGCTGGTACTCCTTGAACTCCTTGCTCTGCGCTTGTTGCAGCGCTACGGCCAGAGCTGTGATGGTGTGATTGTGAGGTCCTCCCTGGTGGCCGGGGAAGACAGAGGAGTTGATGGGTCCCTCAAGATCGTACAATTCCTTGTTACCCTTCTTATCGACGCGTCTTGTGCCCTTGCGGAAGAAGATCATGGCGCCTCGGGGGCCGCGCAGCGACTTGTGAGTTGTTGTTGTGACGATATCGGAGTGGGGGAAGGGCGAGGGAATGACACCGGCGGCAACGAGACCTGAGATGTGGGCCATATCAGAGAGAAGGTATGCGCCGACTTCATCGGCAAGCTTGCGCATGCGCTCGTACTCGATCAAGCGGCTGTACGCCGATGTGCCAGCCACAATAACCTTGGGGCGGTATAGGTGTGCCAGCTCGGCCATCTTCTCATAGTCGATGATGCCCGTCTTCTCGTTCAGCCTGTAGGGGAGAGTCTCGAAGTACTTGGAGATGGCGGAGATCTTCTTGCCAGGGATCTGGTAGCCGTGTGACAAGTGGCCGCCGTGGGGGAGGTCCAGGGCGAGGATGCGGTCGTGGACGTTCATAACGGCCGAGTAGGCGTAGAGGTTGGCAGGCGAGCCAGAGAGAGCTACACGCATGGGTCAGTCGAGGGCCTGGCGACACTCCCAGCAAACTCACGCTGGACATTGACACCCCATTCCTCGGGGCTGAGGTTGAAGGCCTTGAGTGCACGCTCCTGGCAGAGACGCTCCGCCTGGTCGATGAACTCGTTTCCTCCGTAGTATCGCTGGCCCGGATACCCTTCCGAGTACTTGTCTACGGCACGAGTGAGCTTCGTTGGGTGCACAGTC
The window above is part of the Ascochyta rabiei chromosome 1, complete sequence genome. Proteins encoded here:
- a CDS encoding DNA-directed RNA polymerases II 24 kDa polypeptide (RNA polymerase II subunit 5); translated protein: MSDEKQPSANLIRMWRVWRTTKEMMNDRGYQVLEDDMNMPLDEFASKYGRADGEPDRSRLNFSCQPGEEMLLKYTMPPTKKDPEPRPQIGTIWVEFNSDENVGLKQLRDYMQHLVNGAFYSGIMVTVKPMTGMAIRLLRGSASLSEGPKGGVEVFVEQDLLVNITKHELVPKHVLLSEEEKQQLLKRYRLKATQLPRIQSTDPVAKFLGLKRGSVVKIIRKSETAGRYASYRWVI
- a CDS encoding [Phosphatase 2A protein]-leucine-carboxy methyltransferase; this encodes MTSSNHIPNLRTLLGPGRGGGLRGRGRGGGGPGSSSDEARDNAVKGTDQDAAGSRLSCVELGYLHDPYARLFAVQPSTRRLPLLNRGSYVRTTAIDMLVAKFLLTHPSAPKQIVSLGAGTDTRFFRLLDAYPDSRLIYHEIDFPTNTLPKIACIQRQPVLHRRLLQIPNTSTSYHSATYNIHALDLRSLAAPSDDAPLPDLPNLDPTLPTLILSEMCLVYLQPSTAQSIISTFTTHYLQPTTPAALVLYEPILPQDAFGRTMISNLQTRNIHLPNLTSYPELGDQRARLTGYGFREGAKAADTNFIWKHWVSEEEKERVASLEMLDELEELELLLKHYCFAWGWRDGQSDVFSKAWADMLEQT
- a CDS encoding [Phosphatase 2A protein]-leucine-carboxy methyltransferase, coding for MAFGKANQPSFNLFTGVEESPPPEPLRQTFRTTMRASTMTNAPHTVVPDNPVNEDLRAQLNTLRYELETAKQEKAMLKLELDQEIRDAQSRAEADFRKAQQAEATNSQTAKKYEALSKELSEVQTRAANERQDLERRLRQSQEKAQSLQEDYDEVKDDLATSQRQNEHKYNNLQTEHQRLKDSVEDVQTDLVSKVNALQAAQKKLGEREEEVGQLEAEVLRLKAISGDAETLTIIKRELSDQVAHIQKLEALTREQNAELRNFRKQHKAIEVVEEEKRSLQTKLRMMDDLQRQLGEAEMRRQVLEEERDSWTSYLESEGNEDSELQFETPEDLARAFIQERIDKTDLLNKLGEIKPELTVKEANVQALEDEKAKLQAEIQQLKSSATTNIAPNAKEAQARARLERQKALATKEVEFLRAQVKAFDDEAREMQPDSYDAAKSQRIAELEALVDEHRKELDTLQKEFNSIEKLTPTPTTGQKRPLDTTDDNDERVGELRRKNRQLTDDLSALQKRMKLIETEYKAQHSQLKKLKESSRTRVLELKSNPTADAEALKLSTVRTLRSANAQLLAQLEQAQPPPKTVPFATFEAAHDEMEELRHALASSEKKQTRLKQIWAAKSLEFREAVASILGWKLDFMPNGRVKVTSMFKPADDEGENSIVFDGENGTMKVSGGEQSVFAGEIRDQIVYWVEGRKEIPCFLAALTLEFWERGPGAEMTMKL
- a CDS encoding Glycine hydroxymethyltransferase is translated as MASLRSVCRVPLSQLARRTAATNHPRLLQRQWRGYATSLEAQQKVLSQDLEDADPTVYKIIEQEKKRQKHFINLIPSENFTSQAVLDALGSVMQNKYSEGYPGQRYYGGNEFIDQAERLCQERALKAFNLSPEEWGVNVQPLSGSPANLYAYSAVMNVHDRILALDLPHGGHLSHGYQIPGKKISAISKYFETLPYRLNEKTGIIDYEKMAELAHLYRPKVIVAGTSAYSRLIEYERMRKLADEVGAYLLSDMAHISGLVAAGVIPSPFPHSDIVTTTTHKSLRGPRGAMIFFRKGTRRVDKKGNKELYDLEGPINSSVFPGHQGGPHNHTITALAVALQQAQSKEFKEYQQQVLDNAQAFAKRLGDAKENGGLGYNVVSGGTDNHLVLIDLKDRGVDGARVERILELVGVASNKNTVPGDKSALKPGGLRMGTPAMTTRGFQPEDFKRVADVVHRAVGITQKLDKDAKKKAEETGRKNPGSVAAFKEYVGEGDDITDILELRKEVEGWVGTFALPWDKES